One Centroberyx gerrardi isolate f3 chromosome 6, fCenGer3.hap1.cur.20231027, whole genome shotgun sequence genomic region harbors:
- the cldna gene encoding claudin a encodes MVSAGFQMLGTALCIIGWIGTIVVCALPQWKVTAFIGQNIVTAQTTWEGIWMSCVVQSTGQMQCKVYDSMLALAGDLQAARALIIIAIMVGIVAILLAMAGGKCTNCVQDESSKAKIGVASGVFFIICGVMCLIPVCWVANTVIKDFYNPLTMGSQKRELGAALFIGWGASALLILGGGLLCANCPPKDNYSAKYSAARSTGPKDYV; translated from the coding sequence ATGGTGTCTGCTGGGTTTCAGATGTTGGGCACTGCCCTGTGCATTATCGGTTGGATCGGGACCATCGTTGTCTGCGCCCTTCCCCAGTGGAAGGTGACGGCCTTCATCGGCCAGAACATCGTCACTGCCCAAACCACTTGGGAGGGCATCTGGATGTCCTGCGTGGTCCAGAGTACGGGCCAGATGCAGTGTAAGGTTTACGACTCCATGCTCGCTCTGGCCGGGGACCTCCAAGCCGCCCGCGCCCTCATCATCATCGCCATCATGGTTGGCATTGTTGCCATCCTCTTGGCCATGGCAGGGGGCAAGTGCACCAACTGCGTGCAGGATGAGAGCTCCAAAGCCAAGATCGGCGTGGCGTCCGGCGTCTTCTTCATCATCTGCGGCGTTATGTGCCTCATCCCTGTGTGCTGGGTAGCCAACACCGTCATAAAGGACTTCTACAACCCCTTGACGATGGGTTCTCAGAAGAGGGAGCTGGGTGCCGCCCTCTTCATCGGCTGGGGGGCTTCGGCCCTCCTCATCCTGGGCGGTGGACTCCTCTGTGCCAACTGCCCTCCCAAGGATAACTACTCCGCCAAGTACTCCGCTGCCCGCTCCACCGGACCAAAAGACTAcgtctga
- the LOC139916887 gene encoding claudin-4-like, giving the protein MVSQGLQIMGISMALIGWFMVILVCALPMWKVSAFVGANIVTAQTIWEGMWMNCVVQSTGQMQCKVYDSMLALPQDLQAARAMIIISILTGILGVVLSIAGGKCTNCIEEERSKAKACIVAGVFFIISGLLCLVPVSWSANTIVTNFYNPMLISAQRRELGAALYLGWGAAALLLMGGGLLCWNCPPKDDHPHYVPKFTPVRSSSASREYV; this is encoded by the coding sequence ATGGTTTCTCAGGGGCTTCAGATCATGGGCATCTCGATGGCTTTGATTGGCTGGTTCATGGTCATCTTGGTGTGCGCCTTACCCATGTGGAAAGTCTCGGCCTTCGTCGGGGCCAACATCGTCACGGCGCAGACCATCTGGGAAGGCATGTGGATGAACTGCGTGGTCCAGAGCACAGGACAGATGCAGTGCAAGGTGTACGACTCCATGCTGGCTCTGCCCCAGGACCTGCAGGCCGCCCGCGCCATGATCATCATCTCCATCTTGACGGGAATCCTCGGTGTGGTCTTGTCGATCGCTGGCGGGAAATGCACTAACTGCATCGAGGAGGAGCGATCCAAGGCTAAGGCGTGCATCGTGGCCGGAGTCTTCTTCATCATCTCGGGGCTCCTCTGTCTCGTTCCGGTCTCCTGGTCCGCCAACACCATCGTCACTAACTTCTACAACCCGATGCTGATCTCAGCCCAGAGGCGGGAGTTAGGAGCGGCCCTGTACCTCGGCTGGGGAGccgctgcactgctgctgaTGGGAGGGGGGCTGCTGTGTTGGAACTGCCCCCCAAAAGACGACCACCCCCACTATGTACCCAAATTTACGCCTGTGAGGTCAAGCTCCGCGTCCAGGGAATACGTCTAA
- the cldnf gene encoding claudin f: MGRIGKEVAGQVISFIGMVGVAVSCGVPLWRVTSFIGANIVTGQIVWDGLWMNCVMQSTGQMQCKLNESVMRLSRDLQAARALVIISIVFGMIGFLITFIGAKCTSCLEKDGSKAKVVIVGGCLIIFAAVLILIPVCWSAAITITDFQNPLTIETQRREIGASIYIGWASAGLLLVGGIILTTSCPPQRPMYGYPGYGPAPAYPYAGPATYGPVYAPPPSRPYSGTGSYVPSKPYAAPTTYSARQYL, encoded by the coding sequence ATGGGGAGGATTGGCAAGGAAGTGGCAGGTCAGGTCATAAGCTTCATAGGCATGGTAGGGGTGGCGGTGAGTTGCGGGGTCCCCCTGTGGAGAGTAACCTCCTTCATCGGAGCCAACATCGTGACGGGCCAGATCGTGTGGGACGGCCTGTGGATGAACTGTGTGATGCAGAGCACCGGACAGATGCAGTGCAAGCTGAACGAGTCTGTGATGAGGCTGAGCAGGGACCTGCAGGCCGCCCGGGCCctggtcatcatctccatcgTCTTCGGCATGATTGGCTTCTTGATCACCTTCATTGGAGCCAAGTGCACCAGCTGCCTGGAGAAAGATGGGTCCAAGGCCAAGGTGGTGATCGTGGGCGGCTGTCTCATCATTTTCGCTGCTGTCCTGATCCTCATCCCCGTCTGCTGGTCGGCAGCCATCACCATCACGGACTTCCAGAATCCCTTGACCATCGAGACGCAGAGGAGGGAAATCGGAGCCTCCATCTACATTGGCTGGGCCTCCGCCGGGCTTCTTCTGGTTGGCGGGATCATCCTAACCACGTCCTGCCCGCCGCAGAGACCCATGTATGGATACCCAGGCTATGGCCCAGCGCCTGCCTACCCATACGCAGGCCCAGCAACCTACGGCCCTGTGTACGCCCCCCCGCCCAGCAGACCCTACTCAGGAACAGGGTCGTACGTACCCAGCAAACCGTACGCAGCACCAACCACGTACTCTGCCAGACAGTACCTTTAG
- the cldne gene encoding claudin e translates to MVSMGRQMLGFALAIIGFLGTIIVCALPMWKVTAFIGANIVTAQTIWEGLWMNCVTQSTGQMQCKIYDSLLALPQDLQAARALVVIAIIAAAFGVIVGIAGGKCTTFVENESSKAKVAIAAGIIFICAGVLILIPVCWSANTIIRDFYNPIITNAQRRELGAALYIGWGTAGLLILGGALLCSSCPSKDENYPVKYSQARSAATSRAYV, encoded by the coding sequence ATGGTGTCAATGGGACGACAGATGCTGGGCTTTGCCTTGGCCATCATCGGCTTCCTGGGGACCATCATCGTGTGCGCTCTGCCCATGTGGAAAGTCACAGCCTTCATCGGAGCCAACATTGTGACGGCGCAGACCATCTGGGAAGGCTTGTGGATGAACTGTGTGACGCAGAGCACGGGCCAGATGCAGTGCAAGATCTACGACTCCCTGCTGGCTCTGCCCCAGGACCTGCAGGCCGCCAGAGCGCTGGTGGTTATCGCCATCATCGCCGCCGCCTTCGGGGTCATCGTGGGCATCGCCGGGGGCAAGTGCACTACCTTTGTGGAGAACGAGAGCTCCAAAGCCAAGGTGGCCATCGCTGCCGGAATCATCTTCATCTGCGCCGGCGTCCTCATCCTCATCCCCGTCTGCTGGTCAGCCAACACCATCATCAGGGACTTCTACAACCCCATCATCACCAACGCCCAGAGGAGGGAGCTGGGGGCTGCGCTGTACATCGGCTGGGGCACCGCGGGTCTTCTCATCCTTGGCGGCGCCCTCCTCTGCAGCTCCTGCCCGTCCAAAGATGAAAACTACCCAGTCAAGTACTCCCAGGCCCGGTCCGCAGCCACCAGCAGAGCCTACGTCTGA
- the LOC139916866 gene encoding claudin-4-like: MGSMGMQMLGSALALFGWIGVIIVCGAPMWRVTAFIGNNIVTSQTIWEGIWMSCVVQSTGQMQCKVYDSMLALSSDLQAARALVVVSIVTGIAGLLMAFAGGKCTNFIPEEAAKAKATVAAGVVLIISGILCLIPVSWTASIIIRDFYNPLLTDAQRRELGAALYVGWGAGILLVMGGGLLCANCPPKEDKAPSVNYLLNKSSGGRSKQDSVRSSTPTKTYI, translated from the coding sequence ATGGGTTCCATGGGGATGCAGATGCTGGGCAGCGCTCTGGCCCTGTTCGGCTGGATCGGGGTAATCATCGTCTGCGGCGCGCCCATGTGGCGGGTCACCGCCTTCATTGGCAACAACATAGTGACATCCCAGACCATCTGGGAGGGCATCTGGATGAGCTGCGTGGTCCAGAGCACGGGCCAGATGCAGTGCAAGGTGTACGACTCCATGCTGGCTCTGAGCTCCGACCTTCAGGCGGCCCGGGCCTTGGTGGTGGTTTCTATTGTCACCGGCATCGCCGGACTCCTCATGGCCTTTGCTGGCGGCAAGTGCACCAACTTCATTCCAGAGGAGGCAGCCAAGGCGAAGGCCACGGTGGCGGCCGGGGTGGTGCTGATCATCAGCGGGATCCTCTGCCTCATCCCCGTGTCCTGGACGGCCAGCATCATCATCAGGGACTTCTACAACCCTCTGCTGACCGACGCCCAGAGAAGAGAGCTTGGGGCAGCTCTTTATGTCGGCTGGGGCGCCGGGATACTGCTGGTCATGGGAGGGGGGCTGCTGTGTGCCAACTGCCCCCCCAAGGAGGACAAAGCCCCGTCTGTGAACTACCTGCTGAATAAGTCTTCAGGAGGACGCAGCAAGCAGGACTCAGTCCGGTCTTCTACTCCGACAAAGACTTATATTTGA
- the cldnj gene encoding claudin j, giving the protein MALEELGISLSMMGVAGTILICALPMWKVTAFIGTHLVVMQVFWEGLWMTCVNEYTGQMQCKIYDALLDLSPDLQAARGLICISLVLGCLGFLIFLLGARCTNCLSHPRVKARVVLSSGVIFGVAGLTTVVAVSWTANSIISDFHNPRVPEVLKKELGAAIYIGFVTSGLLACGGAVLCTSCPPQRARYPSSGYTLARTPTNSGYAIKNYV; this is encoded by the coding sequence ATGGCTCTGGAGGAGCTGGGCATCAGCCTGTCCATGATGGGCGTTGCCGGGACCATCCTGATCTGCGCTCTGCCCATGTGGAAGGTGACGGCCTTCATCGGCACCCACCTGGTGGTGATGCAGGTGTTCTGGGAGGGCCTGTGGATGACCTGCGTCAACGAGTACACGGGTCAAATGCAGTGCAAGATCTACGACGCCCTGCTGGACCTGTCGCCGGACCTCCAGGCGGCCCGCGGCCTCATCTGCATCAGCCTGGTGCTGGGCTGCCTGGGGTTCCTCATCTTCCTGCTGGGGGCGCGCTGCACCAACTGCCTGAGCCACCCGCGGGTCAAGGCCCGGGTGGTGCTGAGCTCCGGGGTCATCTTCGGCGTGGCGGGCCTCACCACCGTGGTCGCCGTTTCCTGGACGGCCAACTCCATCATCAGTGACTTCCACAACCCGCGCGTCCCCGAGGTGCTGAAGAAGGAGCTGGGGGCGGCCATCTATATAGGCTTTGTGACCTCCGGGCTGCTGGCCTGTGGGGGGGCGGTGCTGTGCACCAGCTGCCCGCCGCAGAGGGCCAGGTACCCCTCCAGTGGGTACACACTGGCCAGGACACCCACAAACAGCGGCTACGCCATCAAGAACTATGTGTGA
- the LOC139916885 gene encoding claudin-4-like: MERWLELAAFGLAGTGWLCAILTRCLALWKVSGTVDNTTATLPAYWDGVWLEWDHWDLAHDGSLHCSFYQSLMSLSGSFRTWRALIMAAIGAGAFAVVIGAAGAVWFPKRGQVKVVSGALFVLSGILMLVPTVWTCHHTSQPLEGAVPLRRDWGAALYLGWISLALMLAGGGVLMTRCPTFEEREGSEERRNPDTEEEGNHPLSSIHRTTFTHSQYGRRSEAL; the protein is encoded by the coding sequence ATGGAGCGGTGGCTGGAGCTGGCTGCGTTCGGCCTGGCCGGGACAGGGTGGCTGTGTGCCATCCTGACGCGCTGCCTGGCCCTCTGGAAGGTGAGCGGCACCGTGGACAACACCACGGCCACTCTGCCCGCCTACTGGGACGGGGTATGGCTGGAATGGGACCACTGGGACTTAGCCCACGACGGCAGCCTGCACTGCTCCTTCTACCAGTCTCTCATGTCTCTGTCTGGAAGCTTCCGGACGTGGAGAGCCCTCATCATGGCAGCCATCGGGGCCGGGGCTTTTGCTGTGGTGATCGGCGCGGCGGGGGCTGTGTGGTTCCCCAAGCGCGGCCAGGTCAAAGTGGTTTCTGGTGCTCTCTTCGTTTTGTCCGGGATACTGATGCTGGTCCCCACCGTCTGGACGTGCCATCACACCAGCCAGCCGCTGGAGGGCGCCGTGCCGCTGCGGAGAGACTGGGGAGCCGCGCTGTACCTGGGATGGATCTCCTTGGCTTTGATGCTGGCCGGAGGGGGGGTGCTCATGACCAGATGCCCCACCTTTGAGGAGCGCGAGGGGtccgaggagaggaggaacccTGATACAGAAGAGGAGGGTAACCACCCGCTGAGCAGCATCCACAGGactacattcacacacagccaGTATGGACGGAGATCAGAGGCTCTCTGA
- the sbds gene encoding ribosome maturation protein SBDS yields the protein MSIFTPTNQIRLTNVAVVRMKKGGKRFEIACYKNKVMSWRSGAEKDLDEVLQTNSVFVNVSKGQVAKKDDLSKAFGTDDLTEICKQILAKGELQVSDKERQSQLETMFRDIATIVAEKCVNPDTKRPYTVNLIERAMKDIHYSVKANKSTKQQALEVIRQLKESMQIQRAHMRLRLVLPAKEGKRLKEKLKPLLKVVESEDFDEELEMVCLVDPGCFREIDELIRCETKGRGSLEVLSLKDVEEGDEKLE from the exons ATGTCTATATTCACGCCAACAAATCAAATACGGCTGACCAATGTGGCGGTGGTGAggatgaagaaaggagggaaacgATTTGAAATCGCCTGCTACAAAAACAAAGTTATGAGTTGGAGATCAGGAGC agaGAAAGACTTGGATGAGGTTTTGCAGACAAACTCTGTTTTCGTCAATGTGTCCAAGGGTCAGGTGGCGAAGAAAGATGACTTGTCCAAAGCTTTTGGAACAGATGATCTGACAGAAATCTGTAAACAA ATCTTGGCTAAAGGAGAGCTGCAGGTGTCAGACAAGGAGAGGCAGAGTCAGCTGGAGACGATGTTCAGGGACATTGCGACTATTGTGGCAGAGAAGTGTGTGAACCCCGATACCAAGAGGCCGTACACAGTCAATCTCATCGAGCGGGCAATGAAGGACATCCACTACTCAGTTAAGGCCAACAAGAGCACTAAGCAGCAG GCTCTGGAGGTGATCCGGCAGCTGAAGGAGTCCATGCAGATCCAGAGGGCCCACATGAGGCTGAGGCTGGTGCTGCCGGCCAAGGAGGGCAAGAGGCTGAAGGAGAAGCTCAAACCGCTGCTGAAGGTGGTGGAGAGCGAAGACTTTGACGAGGAGCTGGAAATG GTTTGTCTAGTGGATCCTGGCTGCTTCAGGGAGATCGATGAGCTGATCCGCTGCGAGACCAAAGGCCGAGGCTCCCTGGAGGTCCTCAGTCTGAAGGatgtggaggagggagacgaGAAGCTGGAGTAA